A window of Punica granatum isolate Tunisia-2019 chromosome 8, ASM765513v2, whole genome shotgun sequence genomic DNA:
TTAACATTTTCTAGTGGGAAATCGGATTCTTTTCAGGTTCTTTTTAGCATCATGACAGTGAGCACTTATACTTCCAAACTGAAAGGGTGTTGTGAGTTTCctttcagaaaaataaaaaaaagggactGGAAGAATTCTGCTGTTTACATAGGCATCTAAGTTAGGTATACCATCTTTTAATACATTTGCTGAGTTTATTCTAATTTGTGCACCTTCTGTCTGTTTTAGGATGGAGAAGCCAATAGGAGTGACTTGGCAGATGAACAGAAGCATGAGATGTCTGAGGACATGCGCCAAGAATTGGAGTATGAAAGTGACCGTGCATGGTATGTGACATTTTCCTCTATGATGGGCTATTGTATTGATCAATTATTATAAGACAAACTCATGAAATCGTTTCTTCGATGTAATTAGTTGTTTTTTCACTTAAACATTAGACTTAGCTCAGCTGTTAGTTGAGTTGTGTAACTTCTTTTCCATGAGATGTATGTTGTTTTTTACCAACGAAATGTCTCACATGCAGGTATAACCAGGAAGAAAGTAGCAGTGCGTTTGATGCTGATAattcattgtttttctttgGGGATGAGGCCTCTTTCCAAAAGAAAGAAGCAGAACTAGCAAAGAAACTGGTAATTATCTGTCCAACCTTATATTTGGAGCAGTGCTGCAgagtgcttttttttttttttggataagtatgGATGTGGAGTAGTTTACTTGGTCATGTTATTTATAAACTATGAATTTCTAATTACAGGTTCGACGGGATGGTACAAAGATGACACTTGCTCAGAGCAAGAAGTTGTCACAGCGAACTGCAGATAATGCCCAGTGGGAAGATCGCCAACTCCTGAATTCAGGAGCTGTTAGAGGCACAGAGGTGCAGACTGactttgatgatgatgaagaatgCAAGGTTATTCTTCTTGTACACGGTAAGAGAGCTATAACAATTTGTCGGTCGCTTGTATGAATTGCTGCTAGATCCACATCTGCTTCCTGTACCTATATGCTAAAATCCTCTCATTGTTGCAGATACAAAACCTCCTTTCTTGGATGGGAGAGTCGTTTTTACCAAACAAGCCGAGCCCGTAATGCCAATCAAGGATCCCACTTCAGACATGGCTATTATCTCACGGAAAGGATCTGCATTGGTGAGGGAGATACATGAGAAGCAGAGCATGAATAAGTCACGCCAACGTTTCTGGGAGCTTGCTGGTTCAAAACTCGGGGATATTCTTGGTGTCGAGAAAACAGCAGAACAGGTACTGTCttaaaaatttagattaaagTTCATCTATTTACTTTTGTTCGTGAGCTTTGCTCATTCTATTGTGTTGACAActatgttattttttataattctagATTGATGCAGACACAGCTGTGGTTGGTGAACATGGCGAAGTAGATTTTAAGGAAGAGGCAAAGTTTGCACAGCACATGAAGAAGAATGGCGATGCCGTTAGTGATTTTGCAATGACAAAAACTCTTGCTGAACAGCGACAGTATCTCCCAATATATTCAGTGCGGGATGAGTTGCTCCAGGTGAGTTTTTCCTTTCCTGAtggaaaataattcatatcGCATATTAAAGATTTGATTGTGAGAAGTCTGTGAATGAGAATCTGATCCGTGTGTCTGTACAACTCCTTGATTTTGCTCTTTATCGAGAAAATGGTCTTctcttatatatgtatagaaaGAAGAGGGGTCCGGGCATCATAAGTTGATGAGCAGGCATGACTTGGAAACCGATTTCTTCTGATAATTTCTCACTTTTAGGATACTCAAGACCTCCTGTGAAAGGTTCCGTTGTCAGTGTTCCCGTTTTTTGTTTACACCTCTCTTTCCAGGCAATGTCTTACACTGGAAACTGCACCAACTGTGAAGACGTTTGATATGTTGGTCTTCAATTATCACATTGCACCACCACATCTTTTGACTAAAACTATATGCTTGTTCtcgagaaaaataatttatgttcTCCTGGAGAAAGATCACCTTTCAGTCATGTAGTGACAATTATTGGCGTCTCCGGTGTATCTACAGTTTCATGCTTTCTGAATTGCATCCATTTTCATGTCCACATCTTTCTCAATGTCCCATAATAGCATGTGATAATGAATGTTAATTTACATCCCCGCAGGTTATCCGAGAGAATCAAGTGGTGGTGGTTGTTGGAGAAACAGGTTCAGGAAAGACGACGCAGCTGACACAGGTGATTTTCTCTCTTTGTATCTTGATCCTCATTGGGTTAGATCCTTGTTTGTTAAGGTTCCTGTGGTTGATAAAATTAGCACATCAACTTACACAACTCCATGTTTTCGACAGTATTTGCATGAAGATGGCTACACAGTGAATGGTGTAGTGGGTTGTACCCAGCCTAGGCGTGTTGCAGCTATGAGTGTGGCTAAGCGAGTGAGTGAAGAGATGGGAACCGATCTTGGCAATAAAGTGGGATATGCCATTCGTTTTGAGGATGTTACTGGGCCTGAGACTATAATAAAGGTATGTGATTAATCCAGCtgctaaataaaatttttcgtgTCAATTACCTGCGCAACTCCAAGAAAATAAGTTCATAAGCTTTGGTTAGCATATCTTGAACTATATTAGTAGTCTGATTACCAATTTTGCAGTATATGACCGATGGAGTGCTGCTTCGTGAAACTCTGAAAGATGATGACCTGGATAAATACCGGTATGGGAAATACGTTgcttccctcttttttttttttggatatttaTTGCAATTAAAATAGATCAAATTTGTTCATGGTTTGTCTGTTGCAGAGTTATCGTGATGGACGAAGCACACGAGCGATCCCTGAGCACTGATGTGCTCTTCGGAATATTGAAGAAAGTGGTTGCCCGCCGCCGTGATTTCAAGCTCATCGTCACATCTGCAACCTTAAATGCTCAGAAATTCTCGAACTTCTTTGGAAGGTAAGTAAAAGAATTAGGGTactattttagaaaaattcagTTTCTCACTCATTTAAATTGCAAGTTGCcaactaaatatatatattttttttctgcaGTGTACCGATTTTTCACATCCCTGGGAGGACATTCCCAGTCAATACCTTGTATAGCAAAACTCCCTGCGAAGATTACGTTGAAGCGGCCGTCAAACAAGCAATGTCGATCCACATCAGCAACCCGCCTGGTgacatcctcatcttcatgaCGGGGCAGGACGAGATTGAAGCAGCGTGTTATGTTCTAGCAGAGCGCATGGAGCAGCTCATCGCTTCCACGAAGCAAGGCGTGAACAAGCTCCTGATCCTCCCTATCTACTCACAGCTCCCTGCCGATCTGCAGGCGAAGATATTCCAGAAAGCTGAGGGCGGGGCTCGAAAATGCGTTGTGGCCACTAACATTGCTGAGACCTCATTGACTGTGGATGGGATCTTCTATGTTATTGACACGGGATACGGGAAGATGAAGGTGTACAATCCTAAGATGGGTATGGATGCTCTCCAGGTCTTCCCAAGCAGCCGAGCTGCTGCTGATCAGCGGGCGGGCAGGGCAGGCCGGACGGGCCCGGGCACATGCTATCGCCTCTATACAGAAAATGCTTACCTGAATGAGATGCTTCCAAGTCCTGTGCCCGAGATTCAGAGGACCAACCTAGGGAACGTTGTCTTGTTGCTAAAGTCACTTAAGGTCGAGAACTTGCTCGATTTTGATTTCATGGACCCGCCACCACAGGAAAATATCCTTAATTCAATGTACCAGCTATGGGTATTGGGGGCGCTGAACAATGTGGGGGGCTTAACTGAGCTCGGATGGAAAATGGTAGAGTTCCCGTTGGATCCTCCCCTTGCAAAGATGCTCCTGATGGGTGAGAGGCTCAAGTGCTTGGATGAGGTCTTGACTATAGTCTCCATGCTCTCAGTCCCTTCGGTGTTTTTCCGACCTAAGGACAGGGCTGAGGAGAGTGACGCCGCAAGGGAAAAGTTCTTCATGCCGGAGTCTGACCACTTGACTCTATACAATGTTTACCAACAGTGGAAGAGCCATGAGTATAGAGGGGACTGGTGTAACGACCACTACCTGCATGTGAAGGGGTTGAAAAAAGCGAGAGAGGTGAGGTCACAACTTCTCGATATCCTTAAGACCCTGAAGATCCCGTTAACTTCGAGCTGGCCTGATTTGGACGTGGTGAGGAAGGCAATCTGCTCGGCTTATTTCCATAATGCTGCGAAACTTAAGGGTGTGGGAGAGTACGTGAATTGCAGGAGTGGGATGCCCTGTCACTTGCACCCGAGCAGTGCCCTCTACGGGATGGGTCACACTCCCGAGTATGTTGTCTACCACGAACTAGTCTTGACTAGTAAGGAGTACATGCAGTCGGCAACTGCAGTGGAGCCCCAGTGGCTAGCAGAGATGGGGCCCATGTTCTTCTCGGTAAAGGACTCGGACACGTCTCTCCTCGAGCACAAGAAGAGGCGGAAGGAGGAGAAGACGGCCATGGAAGAGGAAATGGAAAACCTGAGGGAATCTCAAGCAGAGGCCGAGAAGGAGAGCAGGGagaaggagagggagaagagagCAAAGCAGCAACAACGGGTCTCCATGCCCGGACTGAAGCAGGGGGCTTCGACTTATTTAAGGCCCAAGAAGCTCGGGTTGTAAaatttgtgtatatattattgtcTCGCAACTAATGCAGGAAAAAAAGTGTCTGATTTTGTTCGAGAAATGGTTGTGTATAAGCTGAGTTCTTGAGATCTGTCTCCTTCCTCGCGAGGGATGACTGGATGAGTAGCAAAAGAATCATAGAAACAATTCTTTCTTCTGACAGCGATGATATTAGATTTGCTGCAAAGAATGCGGCAGCTTCTACATCCCTGTGGCATTACGGTCTTTTTGTCGGACTTGGTCTTGGCTTTCTGCATCTTTAAGTAATGAAGTAGTGCACATAAACTCACGTTCGAATTTCTGTAAGGGCCATATAAATCTAGATTCATGTGCAGATACAGAGCTAACCAAATCAATGTTTGCTCCAGAGAACAAAAAGCAATCGAAAGATATAAATGTCTGCCAAATCTGATATGATTTATCTATCGAATGCAAACCACAGGACCTCCCGAGGAACTCCATATCTTCAAATGGTCCCGCCCTTTACGCTTTTATGGTCACGCAGCACAGGCGCATCCCAGATGGCTTTATCTCTGAGGTCTGCCACTCGGATCCCAGGGCTGCATCGGGGATCATACAACAGAGTACGATACTCGGGATCCTCCTCGAGTGAAAATAACGGCAGCTTCCCACCCAATATTCCAAAACGAAAACCTATACTTGAGCTCCCAGTTAAGGGGACCggcaccaccttccacgagcTATCCTCAGCATTGAATATCACCAGCTTCCTCTGGTTTTTCCACTCCATGCAGAGGAGCTTCTTTCCAATCCCAGCGTGGGCAAGTGACCATGACACCCCATTCGTCATCTAGCCCCATGCGTGCTTCTCCAGGGTTGTAAATGTCCACGAACCTCGAGTTCCCAATGGAGAAGCTCGACCTCCCACCTATTACATAGAGCTTGCCCTCAATGCCGCAGGCGAAGCAGCCCCACCTGGGGCGCCGAAGGGACTCTATCAGGGTCTACTTGTCAGTGTCCGGGTCATACAATTCGGCACCGGAGAGGCTATCACCTTCCAATGCCATAGCCGCCAACAGCATACACCTTACCATTGACTGCTGCACGTGCAAAGTCATAGCGGGCCACAGTCATATTTGCCAGTTTTCTCCAGCTGCATAGCAAAGCATATACCATCCGCTACCATACGTTGGAGCTCAATCCATCTTCTACATTCCAAGTGTCTTTGATACCGTtagtttttaataattaagaaaaaaagagaaataaggACGAAATGGAAATGCACAAAAAAGGCAATCATGAGGCAATCATGGAGGATGACGATACCTGTTGAGACAAGAATCATACTGGTAAACTTCATCTGAAGCAAGGCCCCTCCCATTACGTGCTTGCTGAATAGCCAGCGGTTACTAGAAGCTTTCCATTGAGAACCACCACACCGAACCCAGCCTTGGCCTCACCAGGCATTGGTGGCAGCTGCCGGCCGGTGCTTTCTACCAAATTATCACTACGGCCATATTTGGTAGGCCTGACGGATTcgaaattgtgattacaatatGGGTAGGATATAATATTAAGTAATTAATACCACTAAAAAGATGAGATAATAGCGGATTAGGATGGGCTGCCCAAACAAATCAAGATAACCAAAAACCCGGGAAATCAAACCGCAACGAATTCCATATTAGGATTATTATATTAGGATTACTTGCTTGTCTTGTCCTTGTCCGATTGGTGTATAAAAAAACAAGAATGAAGGATGGGAAAGCCgtgatgaaattttaaatgatcctACCTCATAATGATGTGGTGaggaaaaactaataaaattgtttcaattaagaaaatttatcacaattaatcgagtgattagcacttattatttagtttattgcaatttaattAGTTCTTTCTCAGACGAAGTAGGATCACCGAATAATCTCTCCCTTTACGCACAACACCGCGTCTCAATGTTCATATTTTATCCATTTCGTACCTTTCAGGTCTTTTTCattaatcaaaattcaattccaGCACCTTTTAATACTGTCATTTACATTTCCTCTCGTTCATTTTCGCTCTACTCAAATTATCCTATAAAATTGCCTACTACCTAGTCAGAGCTTTCGGGATTAACAGTCAGGATTGACTGCCTTCTGTCTTCAGGGGTCTTCAGGCAAAAATCATTGGGACGAGATTGGTCAGCGGGCCATCTTATTGCGGATGTCATTGTGGCATACAGGCTGATTGCTTGTTTGGAGTTTAAAACTCAACAGTTATATCCTCGGGCCGCAGCATCATCTAAATACCAACCTGTAACGTCTCTTGCTTTGATCGAAACCCAACCACCAAACCTTGATAGGTGCTTAACGGATTTTACTTGTTGGGTCATAGGAAGGATTTAAGGATTTGAAGTCAAAATCCTGTAGGGTTTGAGAAGACTTTaggattttatctcaaaatCCATTAACCGTAAATTTACTAAATCACCTTTCGTATTACTcatatttacaaaataaacgtttattattttcttttgtttcccttattttataaaaattgaaaaattgaaaaatatctaGTCGAGCCACCGTGTTCTTGCCtaaatgcaatatatatatagcatagtTTCAATGGTCAGGAATGATTGTGCGGGCGAGCGTTTGCAGTTTGCCATATTTTggctaataaaaaataaattgattgatccaatttcaccaaaaataaaagttcagataaattttggaaaaagaaaattcaacacatatattttaatttgttgcACGCTAAAGCTAAACTTGGTTTTAACCAATTCAACAAACTCCTGGGGTGCCTCCGTACATGAAGGCGAAATTCGGACCCTTGGGCTTAATCTTACATGGATGTTGCACTGTATAGACATTGGGACAATCAACATGGATCTCCGTCTGGGACCAGAGAGGTGTTTCCAATATGTTTGGGTCGGTTTTGTATTGGATATGCTGGAAATAGGCGGTGTGATAGAAGTTGCTATCTGCTATTCCCGATCCCATCGGCGGGGTGACACGAGTCGGTACGGCTTTTGTGATGCCTCCATAGGCAATGTAGCTGGCCCCATTGCCAAGATGGGAGAATAACTCCTTAGGCCAGTGCCCGATGGGTACCAAGTCCTTTCCCGTAGCTAACCACCAGTTCTTCGTTTCCTGATCCTATACATATAGGATGGATGATACATGGATTTGATTAAATTGATGCTATGTTGAGATCCAAAAGACATGAATggtatatgtgtatatatatagatatatgtatactcataaaataaaataaaatataacaaaataaagcTGGTTGCCTGAGAAATGTAAGCATCGATGTCTCAAAGGGGTCCTCCGTAACTCGAAATATTCTCCACCAGAAATCCAAGACGAGCGTCTTT
This region includes:
- the LOC116187761 gene encoding pre-mRNA-splicing factor ATP-dependent RNA helicase DEAH7-like isoform X2 gives rise to the protein MEDSARNDVDRAELYVPGKDRVLFRPSGRKSLLGLDALAKSKREASSNTSGFKVPSIASTMEEEETPEPIVTGEEGSNGVKVARTANRRYRDVARKEDYYAESNITGGKYGASTPQSHRSSDGMHLGVSERSFITSQSMKSCSIRSDDIDCHFEIRDSDYEDDGNRRSGDRYGRDSRERYGKERERYQQSYGGEYSYKRSRYDGRSEWDDGRWEWQDTPRRDGHYSSKRRHLPSPSPMLVGASPDARLVSPWLDGRTPRSSRHAASPWDYVSPSPVPIRASGASVKSSCSRYSGRSHQLTFSSGKSDSFQVLFSIMTDGEANRSDLADEQKHEMSEDMRQELEYESDRAWYNQEESSSAFDADNSLFFFGDEASFQKKEAELAKKLVRRDGTKMTLAQSKKLSQRTADNAQWEDRQLLNSGAVRGTEVQTDFDDDEECKVILLVHDTKPPFLDGRVVFTKQAEPVMPIKDPTSDMAIISRKGSALVREIHEKQSMNKSRQRFWELAGSKLGDILGVEKTAEQIDADTAVVGEHGEVDFKEEAKFAQHMKKNGDAVSDFAMTKTLAEQRQYLPIYSVRDELLQVIRENQVVVVVGETGSGKTTQLTQYLHEDGYTVNGVVGCTQPRRVAAMSVAKRVSEEMGTDLGNKVGYAIRFEDVTGPETIIKYMTDGVLLRETLKDDDLDKYRVIVMDEAHERSLSTDVLFGILKKVVARRRDFKLIVTSATLNAQKFSNFFGSVPIFHIPGRTFPVNTLYSKTPCEDYVEAAVKQAMSIHISNPPGDILIFMTGQDEIEAACYVLAERMEQLIASTKQGVNKLLILPIYSQLPADLQAKIFQKAEGGARKCVVATNIAETSLTVDGIFYVIDTGYGKMKVYNPKMGMDALQVFPSSRAAADQRAGRAGRTGPGTCYRLYTENAYLNEMLPSPVPEIQRTNLGNVVLLLKSLKVENLLDFDFMDPPPQENILNSMYQLWVLGALNNVGGLTELGWKMVEFPLDPPLAKMLLMGERLKCLDEVLTIVSMLSVPSVFFRPKDRAEESDAAREKFFMPESDHLTLYNVYQQWKSHEYRGDWCNDHYLHVKGLKKAREVRSQLLDILKTLKIPLTSSWPDLDVVRKAICSAYFHNAAKLKGVGEYVNCRSGMPCHLHPSSALYGMGHTPEYVVYHELVLTSKEYMQSATAVEPQWLAEMGPMFFSVKDSDTSLLEHKKRRKEEKTAMEEEMENLRESQAEAEKESREKEREKRAKQQQRVSMPGLKQGASTYLRPKKLGL
- the LOC116187761 gene encoding pre-mRNA-splicing factor ATP-dependent RNA helicase DEAH7-like isoform X1 translates to MEDSARNDVDRAELYVPGKDRVLFRPSGRKSLLGLDALAKSKREASSNTSGFKVPSIASTMEEEETPEPIVTGEEGSNGVKVARTANRRYRDVARKEDYYAESNITGGKYGASTPQSHRSSDGMHLGVSERSFITSQSMKSCSIRSDDIDCHFEIRDSDYEDDGNRRSGDRYGRDSRERYGKERERYQQSYGGEYSYKRSRYDGERQTPGRSEWDDGRWEWQDTPRRDGHYSSKRRHLPSPSPMLVGASPDARLVSPWLDGRTPRSSRHAASPWDYVSPSPVPIRASGASVKSSCSRYSGRSHQLTFSSGKSDSFQVLFSIMTDGEANRSDLADEQKHEMSEDMRQELEYESDRAWYNQEESSSAFDADNSLFFFGDEASFQKKEAELAKKLVRRDGTKMTLAQSKKLSQRTADNAQWEDRQLLNSGAVRGTEVQTDFDDDEECKVILLVHDTKPPFLDGRVVFTKQAEPVMPIKDPTSDMAIISRKGSALVREIHEKQSMNKSRQRFWELAGSKLGDILGVEKTAEQIDADTAVVGEHGEVDFKEEAKFAQHMKKNGDAVSDFAMTKTLAEQRQYLPIYSVRDELLQVIRENQVVVVVGETGSGKTTQLTQYLHEDGYTVNGVVGCTQPRRVAAMSVAKRVSEEMGTDLGNKVGYAIRFEDVTGPETIIKYMTDGVLLRETLKDDDLDKYRVIVMDEAHERSLSTDVLFGILKKVVARRRDFKLIVTSATLNAQKFSNFFGSVPIFHIPGRTFPVNTLYSKTPCEDYVEAAVKQAMSIHISNPPGDILIFMTGQDEIEAACYVLAERMEQLIASTKQGVNKLLILPIYSQLPADLQAKIFQKAEGGARKCVVATNIAETSLTVDGIFYVIDTGYGKMKVYNPKMGMDALQVFPSSRAAADQRAGRAGRTGPGTCYRLYTENAYLNEMLPSPVPEIQRTNLGNVVLLLKSLKVENLLDFDFMDPPPQENILNSMYQLWVLGALNNVGGLTELGWKMVEFPLDPPLAKMLLMGERLKCLDEVLTIVSMLSVPSVFFRPKDRAEESDAAREKFFMPESDHLTLYNVYQQWKSHEYRGDWCNDHYLHVKGLKKAREVRSQLLDILKTLKIPLTSSWPDLDVVRKAICSAYFHNAAKLKGVGEYVNCRSGMPCHLHPSSALYGMGHTPEYVVYHELVLTSKEYMQSATAVEPQWLAEMGPMFFSVKDSDTSLLEHKKRRKEEKTAMEEEMENLRESQAEAEKESREKEREKRAKQQQRVSMPGLKQGASTYLRPKKLGL
- the LOC116187761 gene encoding pre-mRNA-splicing factor ATP-dependent RNA helicase DEAH7-like isoform X3, encoding MEDSARNDVDRAELYVPGKDRVLFRPSGRKSLLGLDALAKSKREASSNTSGFKVPSIASTMEEEETPEPIVTGEEGSNGVKVARTANRRYRDVARKEDYYAESNITGGKYGASTPQSHRSSDGMHLGVSERSFITSQSMKSCSIRSDDIDCHFEIRDSDYEDDGNRRSGDRYGRDSRERYGKERERYQQSYGGEYSYKRSRYDGERQTPGRSEWDDGRWEWQDTPRRDGHYSSKRRHLPSPSPMLVGASPDARLVSPWLDGRTPRSSRHAASPWDYVSPSPVPIRASGASVKSSCSRYSGRSHQLTFSSGKSDSFQDGEANRSDLADEQKHEMSEDMRQELEYESDRAWYNQEESSSAFDADNSLFFFGDEASFQKKEAELAKKLVRRDGTKMTLAQSKKLSQRTADNAQWEDRQLLNSGAVRGTEVQTDFDDDEECKVILLVHDTKPPFLDGRVVFTKQAEPVMPIKDPTSDMAIISRKGSALVREIHEKQSMNKSRQRFWELAGSKLGDILGVEKTAEQIDADTAVVGEHGEVDFKEEAKFAQHMKKNGDAVSDFAMTKTLAEQRQYLPIYSVRDELLQVIRENQVVVVVGETGSGKTTQLTQYLHEDGYTVNGVVGCTQPRRVAAMSVAKRVSEEMGTDLGNKVGYAIRFEDVTGPETIIKYMTDGVLLRETLKDDDLDKYRVIVMDEAHERSLSTDVLFGILKKVVARRRDFKLIVTSATLNAQKFSNFFGSVPIFHIPGRTFPVNTLYSKTPCEDYVEAAVKQAMSIHISNPPGDILIFMTGQDEIEAACYVLAERMEQLIASTKQGVNKLLILPIYSQLPADLQAKIFQKAEGGARKCVVATNIAETSLTVDGIFYVIDTGYGKMKVYNPKMGMDALQVFPSSRAAADQRAGRAGRTGPGTCYRLYTENAYLNEMLPSPVPEIQRTNLGNVVLLLKSLKVENLLDFDFMDPPPQENILNSMYQLWVLGALNNVGGLTELGWKMVEFPLDPPLAKMLLMGERLKCLDEVLTIVSMLSVPSVFFRPKDRAEESDAAREKFFMPESDHLTLYNVYQQWKSHEYRGDWCNDHYLHVKGLKKAREVRSQLLDILKTLKIPLTSSWPDLDVVRKAICSAYFHNAAKLKGVGEYVNCRSGMPCHLHPSSALYGMGHTPEYVVYHELVLTSKEYMQSATAVEPQWLAEMGPMFFSVKDSDTSLLEHKKRRKEEKTAMEEEMENLRESQAEAEKESREKEREKRAKQQQRVSMPGLKQGASTYLRPKKLGL